A genomic window from Nocardioides sp. BP30 includes:
- a CDS encoding SGNH/GDSL hydrolase family protein: MGFKRFVALGDSFTEGVGDPDPTRPNGVRGWADRVADVLATHEPDFGYANLAIRGRKLPQILAEQVEPALALRPDLISIHGGGNDVLRPSVDVDELAAAYDEAIGVLSATGARVVMFTVADPGLNPVLKVIRGRTAIFNEWVREIADKHGATVVDMWRMRGWKVAEVLDADRLHLNAVGHQAIAIATLDALGVEHDLQELPPPVVAELTAREQRAADLAWARTHLAPWVKRRLTGRSSGDGVSPKYPVLTPLHHPAGRVG, translated from the coding sequence ATGGGTTTCAAGCGGTTCGTGGCACTGGGCGACTCCTTCACCGAGGGCGTCGGGGACCCGGATCCCACCCGACCCAACGGCGTGCGCGGATGGGCGGACCGGGTCGCCGACGTGCTCGCGACCCACGAGCCCGACTTCGGCTACGCCAACCTCGCGATCCGCGGGCGCAAGCTGCCGCAGATCCTGGCCGAGCAGGTCGAGCCCGCGCTGGCGCTGCGGCCCGACCTGATCAGCATCCACGGCGGCGGCAACGACGTGCTGCGGCCCAGCGTCGACGTCGACGAGCTCGCCGCGGCGTACGACGAGGCGATCGGCGTGCTGTCGGCCACCGGTGCCCGGGTCGTCATGTTCACCGTCGCCGACCCCGGCCTCAACCCCGTGCTCAAGGTGATCCGCGGCCGCACCGCCATCTTCAACGAGTGGGTGCGCGAGATCGCCGACAAGCACGGCGCGACGGTCGTCGACATGTGGCGGATGCGCGGCTGGAAGGTCGCCGAGGTGCTCGACGCGGACCGGCTGCACCTCAACGCCGTCGGCCACCAGGCGATCGCCATCGCCACCCTCGACGCGCTCGGCGTCGAGCACGACCTGCAGGAGCTGCCACCTCCGGTGGTCGCCGAGCTGACCGCCCGCGAGCAGCGCGCCGCCGACCTGGCCTGGGCGCGCACCCACCTCGCGCCCTGGGTGAAGCGGCGCCTGACCGGCCGCTCCTCGGGCGACGGCGTCAGCCCGAAGTACCCCGTACTGACGCCACTGCACCACCCTGCCGGGCGGGTGGGGTAG
- a CDS encoding C39 family peptidase: MHRPRPRTVAAGALVLLLAAAPFIPRGSGDHGAISPSGEQPTFAPREAAAVGYGAVTPAMRQEIDRAVAATTSLPRQHGRITARAASTLTQCADLEGQTYCLGEGWTQDDQASVQARVATEVAPPAARRTAQRQKKLRQTGDLSPKAALARLAKMSPKARAKAERAELTQAARSVAKVWMIRNEIQGTPLPAGFLAAHPEARVTVGAGRVAATTPSATPSKLPTVKPSTTLAAVATSAAPTAVASTSVAASVPTTYPVKAKILKNKQTAEQVRTYWCGPTSMQMIAWGWKQKDKGAAHWAAKLGTTSAGTAISDMVRVTNHNTGWDTLAGPYVTLDVKSFTTAQFWALLQKHIAQYKAPIILHPQLLTRYFPYLDHSGSGHFQVGRGYRTTKTTHTQEIGYYEPWNQQRFHPSEPYISRVQWLPVDRELSAVKANAFHNIGV, translated from the coding sequence ATGCACCGCCCTCGTCCCCGCACCGTCGCCGCCGGCGCACTCGTGCTGCTGCTCGCCGCCGCGCCGTTCATCCCCCGCGGCAGCGGCGACCACGGCGCCATCAGCCCGTCGGGCGAGCAGCCCACGTTCGCGCCGCGCGAGGCCGCCGCCGTCGGGTACGGCGCCGTGACGCCCGCGATGCGCCAGGAGATCGACCGGGCGGTCGCGGCGACCACCTCGCTGCCCCGGCAGCACGGCCGGATCACCGCCCGCGCCGCGAGCACGCTGACGCAGTGCGCCGACCTCGAGGGCCAGACCTACTGCCTGGGTGAGGGCTGGACCCAGGACGACCAGGCCAGCGTGCAGGCCCGGGTCGCCACCGAGGTCGCCCCGCCGGCGGCGCGCCGTACGGCACAGCGGCAGAAGAAGCTGCGCCAGACCGGGGACCTCTCGCCGAAGGCAGCGCTCGCGCGACTGGCGAAGATGAGCCCGAAGGCACGCGCCAAGGCCGAGCGAGCGGAGCTCACCCAGGCCGCCCGCTCGGTGGCCAAGGTGTGGATGATCCGCAACGAGATCCAGGGCACGCCGCTGCCGGCCGGATTCCTGGCCGCACATCCGGAGGCCCGCGTCACCGTCGGCGCCGGCCGGGTCGCTGCCACCACGCCCAGCGCCACGCCGTCCAAGCTGCCGACGGTGAAGCCCAGCACGACCCTCGCCGCCGTCGCCACCAGCGCCGCACCGACGGCTGTCGCCAGCACGTCGGTCGCCGCGTCCGTGCCGACGACGTACCCGGTCAAGGCCAAGATCCTGAAGAACAAGCAGACCGCCGAGCAGGTCCGCACCTACTGGTGCGGGCCGACCTCGATGCAGATGATCGCCTGGGGCTGGAAGCAGAAGGACAAGGGCGCCGCACACTGGGCCGCCAAGCTCGGCACCACCAGCGCCGGCACCGCGATCTCGGACATGGTCCGGGTGACGAACCACAACACCGGCTGGGACACCCTCGCCGGCCCCTATGTCACCCTCGACGTGAAGAGCTTCACCACCGCACAGTTCTGGGCGCTGCTGCAGAAGCACATCGCGCAGTACAAGGCGCCGATCATCCTGCACCCGCAGCTGCTCACCCGCTACTTCCCCTACCTGGACCACAGCGGCAGCGGCCACTTCCAGGTCGGCCGCGGCTACCGGACCACGAAGACCACCCACACCCAGGAGATCGGCTACTACGAGCCGTGGAACCAGCAGCGGTTCCACCCCTCGGAGCCCTACATCTCGCGGGTGCAGTGGTTGCCGGTCGACCGTGAGCTGAGCGCGGTCAAGGCGAACGCGTTCCACAACATCGGCGTCTGA